Below is a genomic region from Ancylomarina subtilis.
AAATATTATCAACGCCATTAAATCGGCTAAAGAAAAAGGGATGACTGTAGTTGGCCTGACTGGAAAAACAGGAGGTGAAATGGCAGAGCTTTGTGATGTTGAAATCAGAGTACCCTGGACAGGTTATTCCGATCGGGTTCAGGAAATTCACATCAAAGTGATTCATTGCTTGATTCAATATATCGAATCTCAGTTTTAGATTCAGAGAAACTTTAAAGCATTAAAAAAAATCCAAACTTTGTAAGTTTGGATTTTTCATTTAATGTATTGGCTTATTTCTGATCGCTTTTACTCGATCTGCAAAGCCGGCATCTTCTTCAAGTAGCATCAACCTTGTAACCCCACTGCCACATTTAGCACATTTCCCTTTCATTAAGACCTCATCAGCATCAGTCAGAACCGGGATGACATTCACAACACCATCGGGACAAATATTGCTACAGCTTGGACAGAATACCGTGTGATTTAACAAATAATTAAAAGCTTCTTTTTGTTCTTCATTCAATAAATTTTCGAATTGCTGACTCGCTAATTCGATTTCTTCGTCTTGAGGCATTATTTCTTTTTATTCTTAAATTACTACACTTATCACCTGCCATATGGGCTAATTATTCCCATATAACAATTCAAACTCTCTGTCTTTGGCCTGCTGCCACCAATTTTCAGGAATCACTTTCCAATTATTATTGCAGCTCACGTCCACCACTTTTTTTTCTTCAATCCATTTCATTAAATAGAAACGTAAATCTTTTGTTGTCGAATTAATTAATCGCTTTGATAATTCGTCTTTCGAAAGACCAGCTCCTTCAGTTAAATGACCTCCGCCGCCATTTCCTCGATATGAATTCAAAGCTACCTTATACGTTTTTTTCAAATCGAAGGCCTCTCCGTTCGTCATCTTATTAATCGTGATTCGATTCCCTTTATCAGCCTGCAAGTTAAGGGTGTAATCAACCCCTTCAGCCGAATCGTAATTAAAAAACATGGTGCTTAATCGATTCCGATTTTTCGTTGATTCAATAAACAACATCGGATCGCCTTTTTTATTCATCTGACGAAACCACTTATCGTAACTGAATTCCAAATAATCCTTGATTTCCTGTCCCGTCAAATTCATGGTATAAAGCAGATTCTCGAACCGATACAACTTAAATAAATCTCGCATTTCTAACATCCCCGAATCAATTTGTGCATTAAAAGATAAAGGCGCAGTAAATGATACATCGGCCCCCGTCAAATCAAGTTGAATCGTATGAATCAGATCAACAAATGGAGAATCCCCAAACATGGCATCACTGGTTTTAATGCTTCTTGTAAAGCGTCCCACCGGGCGTGAAACGTAATCATTAACCTCTTCAAAGGCTGACTGAAAATGTGATTCAAAAGCTTTTGATACAGGTAATGTTTTAACATCGAGCAGTTGAGAATCAAACTTTTTACTATATGTTTTCTTATCTGTATTCAACTGAAAATCGACAGTTACATCGGCTAAAAATTGTGCCTTTGATTTTGGATTAACGATCAAAACCTTCTGGTCATCAACATTCTCGACCCACTTTATTGCTTCATGATGATCATGACCACAAACAATTACATCAAATCCAGGAATCGTTTTAGCAACTTGCCAAACCGCATTCTCTCTAATATCTGATTTTAATTCTCCTATTTCCCCCATTCCCGAATGAAACAAGCCAATAACCATATCTGGTTGTTCCTTTTCTTTGATAATTGCCATCCATTTTTTAGCAGAGATCTCTAAATCCTCAAACTGCATCCCTGACCAAATTTTCTCTGGCAGCCATTTAGGTATGGCTGGTGTTATAAAACCGATAACAGCAATTTTCACCCCCTCTTTATCAATTATTGTATAGGGTTGAAAATAGGGTTTCCCATCCGATGTTTTTACGGCATTGGCAGCCATCCAGGGAAAAGCAAACTCCTTTACCAAACGATCGTACACTTCATGCCCAGGTTCGATATCATGATTTCCTACAGCCCCGGCATCATAGCCCATAAAATTCATCACTTCAGCACATATATGTGTCTGTTTAGTCTTTTCAAAATTCGAATAGTAGACCATAGGATCTCCCTGAAGAATATCACCATTATCCAATAACAAAACATGTTGATCTGACTTGTTGCGTTCCTGAGCAATATAAGAATAAGCCTGAGCAAGCGAACTTTTAGCCTCCTTATCGTTTACCAAATCGTAGGGAAACAAAGCGCCGTGCACATCTGTTGTTGCTAATATTTTAAGGGTCAGATTCTCTTTCCGATCTGCTTGACAAGCAGAAAAGAACACAAGAATAAGCAGTATATAAAAAGAAGTAGACTTCATATCTAAGAATTTGTGATCAAAAAGTTAACATTTGATTTAAATCAAAATGTCAGAATTTTAAAATGAATCTTCAAAAATAGAAAAAGGTTTCGGAATACCGAAACCTTTAGTCAACTGCTATAATTCAAGCTCTTATTTAAAAACATTTAGACATTCTCGCTTTGCCGTTTTTTTGCATCCTATGCGGTCTTGACAAAAACAAAACCAATTGGTCCTTATCTAAAATATTCCTAATCTCCTTCTGATTTTTAACCCGTTCTTTAGCCAATTGATTTTGAATGGATGAAATTCGATCTAAATTACCTAAAATATCATTCTTATTAGGCTTCTCATCATTCAACAAATGTTTTTGCTTCAAACGAAGTTCCTGCATTTCTTCCCTTAGGTTTTGAGTTGCATTTTGATGTGCCATCCTCAGCTCCTGCATTTGCTCTTCTTGCTTTTCAGACAAACCTAAACCATTGGTACACCCCTTACCTTTTCGAAATATTTGATCAGCTCTTTTTCCTCTATGCATCCGATCTCTTCCTGGCTTCATGTTCTGATTTCTCATCATTGGGTGATCTCCCCTCCGGTTGTTAAAATTACATTGTTCATCACACCAAAGCCCCTTGGTTGCTAATCGTCTATTGATCTGCTCTTCCATTAACTGCTTTTCCAAAGCCGTCATTTTATCAATATTTACAAAAATTTTCCTTTCATCCAAATTCTCCGCAGACATCAATGTTCTTTGGTATGCTCTGAGTTCATTCAGTTCATTCTTTACATCAAGGGTTGCTTTTGCAAATTCAATGCGGGCAGATCTAAGTTCCTGCTTTTGCTGATCGGTCAGTTGAATACACGCTTTCTGCATTCTGTCCGCTCTATTTCTTTTTTGTGCCTGACTCATGCCGCTAAAAAGCATTAAAGCCACAACGATACAAGTTGTTATTTTAGTTTTCATATCACTATAATTTTATAAAGTTGTTCTTCTCAAAACAAGAGAGCCAACTATCATGAAACATGGAATAAATTCTTTGTGATTGATAGGGATTTAATTAAAATGGATCCACTCCCCAGATATCTCACTTTCGGAATTTAGACTTTAAGCCTTTAAGAAGGTTTAATTTCAAATCAAAAAAAAAGATCTACCCGATGGGCAGATCTTTTAAAACATTAGATCACTAAAACTTGTTAATCTTTCATATTGATCACATAATCAATCGTGTTATCTAACTTCCTGATGATAGGATAAAAACCTGCATCATCAATTAAATCACGAGCGATATAAGCTTTGGTCTGAGTCTCAATAATCTCTAAAGAACTATTCAAACCTTTTGGGTCTGGTTTAACCCCTGCCTCCTGACAATATTTAGTCAGTTCTTTTATCAAAGGTTTATTCTTTAAATAGGCTAAAATCTCTTCAAGCTTCGTAAAGTCTTTCATTTCTGATCGATGCACATCCACATAATGGAATGCAAATCGATAAATCAGTCCCTTCCGGTTTAATTCACGAAAATAGTTGGAGTACCCTGTGGTGTCAACGGGAATAAAGATATCCGGCATAATACCTCCCCCACCATACACAATATTTCCAGCCGGGGTTTTAAACTTTAATGAATCTGCAAAATGAATGGAATCTCTCTTTTCGAACTCTCCATGCACAAATCGTTTTGTGATATCATTATTGTATGCCTCTTTGCCATTTGTATAAGGCTTTTGAATACAACGACCTGTTGGTGTGTAATATCGGGCTACAGTCAATCTCATGGCAGAGCCATCCGGCAACATACGCTGCTCCTGGACCAAACCTTTTCCAAAAGATCGACGTCCAATAATTTTACCTCGGTCGTTATCCTGTATTGCGCCGGCAAAAATCTCACTGGCTGAGGCTGAAAATTCATCGATAAGTATAACAATCGGTAAATCCTGACAATGGCCTCTACCTGTTGAAACATAGTCCGTTTTGGCTTGAGATTTCCCCTCGGTATACACAATCATTTTACCTTCCGGCAAAAATTCATTAATCATATTGGTTGCGGCAGACAAATATCCCCCTGTATTCCCTCTAAGATCAACAACTAATTTCTTAAGTCCTTCACCTTTCAGTTTCTCTAATCCTTTTGAAAATTCATGAAAGGTTGTTGCTCCAAAACGACTCACTTTAATATAGCCCAATTCATCATTAATCATATAGGCCACATCTACGCTGGCAACAGGAATAGAACCTCGAATAATATCCAGTTCGATTAAATCTTTCACACCATGACGAGCAATACTAACTTTTACCCCTGTCCCTTTAGGACCTTTTAGCTTGTCCATTATGATATCATTATCAATATCCGGCCCTACAATTGAAACACTGTCGACCTTCACAATTCTGTCTCCAGCTAAGATTCCACCATACTCTGAAGGGCCGCCTTCAACAACTCTAACAACTGCAACGGTGTCACGATAACGAATAAATTGAACCCCAATGCCTCCAAAATTTCCTTTTAAATCTTCGTTGAAACGCTGTAAATCTTCAGCAGGAATATACACCGTATGCGGATCCAAATCTTTAAGAATGGCTGGAATAGCTTGTTCTACCAATCGCTGTGCAGAAACTGTATCTACATAGTCCTCAACAATCATATCCAGAACAGCATCCAATTTATGGCTAGCCGTAGATACTGGCGATTTAAAAACACCTGATGTTGAATGGGGTTGAAGAAAAGAATTAATAAACATCCCTAAAATAATAGCCAACGCTAATAAAATAGGGAGAAACATCTTCATTTTATTATTCATCCTTTATGGTTTTATAAGTTCTTACTATCTATAAATTTAACCTCAATACCTGCTCGTATCAACAAATCTTTACCATCGTTACAATGATAAGCTTCAGAATAAACAACCCGATTGATACCAGCCTGAATAATCAACTTTGCGCACTCGATACAAGGTGTTGCCGTTACATATAAGGTAGCCCCATCACTACTATTGCTTGATTTTGCAACCTTGGTGATGGCATTGGCTTCAGCATGTAGAACATAGGGTTTTGTTATATTCATTTCGTCTTCGCAGATATTCTCAAAACCTGAAGGTGTTCCATTATAACCGTCAGAAATTATCATCTTGTCCTTCACTATCAAAGCGCCCACTTGCCGGCGTTTGCAATAGGAATTTTCAGCCCAAACAATAGCCATTCTCAAATATCTACAATCAAGCTTTTCTTGCTTTTCTACAAGTTCTGTACTTAAAATTTCCTGCATGTTCTGGTTTTATTTAGTAGGTATTAAACAAAAATAGAAAAAATTTAAGCTTACTGAATTTATTAAGCATCAAGTTTCCTTATTTATTTTGTATGCATGATCAATCACTTATAAATAGGTTCCATTAAATAAAATTAGAAACTATTAATCATTTTAAAATCATAAGTAAAATGAAAAAATACCCACCTTCAAAAAAGAATCACTGGCAAATCTATTTCTGATGATTTTAATTATATTAGCCAATCAAAGATCCCTAAAAGAACCAAGCCATTTAGAATGAGAAAATACACCACTTCATTCTCATAAACACTGGTCATAAAGGGATTGCGAATCAACAACCCTTATATAGGAATCATAAAAACTGCTAAATACATGCCCCTAAATACACAGATATCCTATGCCTCAAAACTCTATATTTTTCTACTGTCTCTTGTTCTATTGGGTTCCGAGACGTTTGCTTCTCAAACACAACCACAAACATCAATAATTGTATCTACAACTGATTCGAAATTGTGTCTTGGTGAAACCTGTCTAATTTTACTAAACACAACAGAAACCGGTGTCGAATATCGATTAAAAGATACAACAACAGGCGATTTCGTTTCGAATACACTCACCGGAAATGGTTCCAAAGCTAACTTCAACCCCATTTCGCCATCTGAAACAAAAACTTACACCGTCATTGCAACCCATATTGCCAGCTCTGAATCGGTTGATTTAAATGCAAATATCAATATTCAAGTTGTCTCTCTACCTAATCCAAATTTAGACATAACGCCCACTCACAACTCACTTTGCGTTGGTGAGAATACCAGCATTCGTATTGACAATAGCGAAGCTGATGTTCTATATCAGATTGCTGGCGGAGCCAACACCAGTGAAAATGCATTCCAGGGAAATGGCTCTACGCTTGTAATAGAAGATTTTGAACCTTTCAGAAGTGCCACTTATCACGTTGGTGCAACACGAGAAGGCTGTATCACCCAGGTGGCATTAGACAAAGATTTTTTTCTGGATGTTCGACTTCCTCCTGAAACACAACTTCACATCTATTCAAACAAAAGGGAAATTTGTGAAGGAGAAGAGGTACAACTCTCTCTTTCACCATCAGATCCTGAAGCCAGTTACCAACTGATTGGTAACGAAACATTAATGGGAGAACAGATCGTAGGAAACGGTGGTTATATCGATTTTGCTCCGGTTAAACCCTCAGAAACGACGACTTACAGCGTTGATGCGAAAGGCCATTTTTGTATCGACCCTATTAAAGTGGATTTTACCTTTAAAGTAGATGTCCATCATCCAGCTAATACAAACAATAAATTATTAAGTAATAAAACGGAAGTTTGCCAGGGAGAATCCTTAATCATCAGTGTTGAGGATAGTCAGGAAGAAGTTATTTACCAACTTCATGATGGCACTCAGTTCTTCGATTCTCAGATCATAGGAAATGGTGGGAAAGCTAATTTTCCGGAAATCTACCCTCAAGAAAACACGAGCTACTCTGTTTATGCAAGAGAAATGATTTGTCCTGACAAACTGAAATTAAATGACCAGGTTCATCCCAATTTGATTAAAACC
It encodes:
- a CDS encoding bifunctional metallophosphatase/5'-nucleotidase gives rise to the protein MKSTSFYILLILVFFSACQADRKENLTLKILATTDVHGALFPYDLVNDKEAKSSLAQAYSYIAQERNKSDQHVLLLDNGDILQGDPMVYYSNFEKTKQTHICAEVMNFMGYDAGAVGNHDIEPGHEVYDRLVKEFAFPWMAANAVKTSDGKPYFQPYTIIDKEGVKIAVIGFITPAIPKWLPEKIWSGMQFEDLEISAKKWMAIIKEKEQPDMVIGLFHSGMGEIGELKSDIRENAVWQVAKTIPGFDVIVCGHDHHEAIKWVENVDDQKVLIVNPKSKAQFLADVTVDFQLNTDKKTYSKKFDSQLLDVKTLPVSKAFESHFQSAFEEVNDYVSRPVGRFTRSIKTSDAMFGDSPFVDLIHTIQLDLTGADVSFTAPLSFNAQIDSGMLEMRDLFKLYRFENLLYTMNLTGQEIKDYLEFSYDKWFRQMNKKGDPMLFIESTKNRNRLSTMFFNYDSAEGVDYTLNLQADKGNRITINKMTNGEAFDLKKTYKVALNSYRGNGGGGHLTEGAGLSKDELSKRLINSTTKDLRFYLMKWIEEKKVVDVSCNNNWKVIPENWWQQAKDREFELLYGNN
- a CDS encoding Spy/CpxP family protein refolding chaperone, whose protein sequence is MKTKITTCIVVALMLFSGMSQAQKRNRADRMQKACIQLTDQQKQELRSARIEFAKATLDVKNELNELRAYQRTLMSAENLDERKIFVNIDKMTALEKQLMEEQINRRLATKGLWCDEQCNFNNRRGDHPMMRNQNMKPGRDRMHRGKRADQIFRKGKGCTNGLGLSEKQEEQMQELRMAHQNATQNLREEMQELRLKQKHLLNDEKPNKNDILGNLDRISSIQNQLAKERVKNQKEIRNILDKDQLVLFLSRPHRMQKNGKARMSKCF
- a CDS encoding S41 family peptidase, producing the protein MNNKMKMFLPILLALAIILGMFINSFLQPHSTSGVFKSPVSTASHKLDAVLDMIVEDYVDTVSAQRLVEQAIPAILKDLDPHTVYIPAEDLQRFNEDLKGNFGGIGVQFIRYRDTVAVVRVVEGGPSEYGGILAGDRIVKVDSVSIVGPDIDNDIIMDKLKGPKGTGVKVSIARHGVKDLIELDIIRGSIPVASVDVAYMINDELGYIKVSRFGATTFHEFSKGLEKLKGEGLKKLVVDLRGNTGGYLSAATNMINEFLPEGKMIVYTEGKSQAKTDYVSTGRGHCQDLPIVILIDEFSASASEIFAGAIQDNDRGKIIGRRSFGKGLVQEQRMLPDGSAMRLTVARYYTPTGRCIQKPYTNGKEAYNNDITKRFVHGEFEKRDSIHFADSLKFKTPAGNIVYGGGGIMPDIFIPVDTTGYSNYFRELNRKGLIYRFAFHYVDVHRSEMKDFTKLEEILAYLKNKPLIKELTKYCQEAGVKPDPKGLNSSLEIIETQTKAYIARDLIDDAGFYPIIRKLDNTIDYVINMKD
- a CDS encoding deoxycytidylate deaminase, with product MQEILSTELVEKQEKLDCRYLRMAIVWAENSYCKRRQVGALIVKDKMIISDGYNGTPSGFENICEDEMNITKPYVLHAEANAITKVAKSSNSSDGATLYVTATPCIECAKLIIQAGINRVVYSEAYHCNDGKDLLIRAGIEVKFIDSKNL
- a CDS encoding gliding motility-associated C-terminal domain-containing protein, producing the protein MPLNTQISYASKLYIFLLSLVLLGSETFASQTQPQTSIIVSTTDSKLCLGETCLILLNTTETGVEYRLKDTTTGDFVSNTLTGNGSKANFNPISPSETKTYTVIATHIASSESVDLNANINIQVVSLPNPNLDITPTHNSLCVGENTSIRIDNSEADVLYQIAGGANTSENAFQGNGSTLVIEDFEPFRSATYHVGATREGCITQVALDKDFFLDVRLPPETQLHIYSNKREICEGEEVQLSLSPSDPEASYQLIGNETLMGEQIVGNGGYIDFAPVKPSETTTYSVDAKGHFCIDPIKVDFTFKVDVHHPANTNNKLLSNKTEVCQGESLIISVEDSQEEVIYQLHDGTQFFDSQIIGNGGKANFPEIYPQENTSYSVYAREMICPDKLKLNDQVHPNLIKTNDFPIENFATPGEVCLGEMIDIELPLTENQVTYHLYDKNISVASMTSAGGPIIFEDVLVDIDSRYKILIDNCVDEVIAAEPKLKVHSTPHVHITTTDEVNGSDGKVDVLVHGGLAPYTYIFENFKTIESDEHLLTLNEMKAGEYRLAVVDANSCPSTVIGQDFTIGFNNSKEYAVNGILTPNGDGRNDTWTISYKPKWDAPEVNVFNIYGQKVFHAHNYKNDWKGTFNGSKLPNGSYFYLIKFNRDKVAPIKGILSILGN